Proteins encoded by one window of Polaribacter haliotis:
- a CDS encoding alkaline phosphatase D family protein: MDRRKYLKTITLGSIIPFMAPSILAKESFSVWSYKKGVNFKSDWHNWNNMKWIGPEYWGNRLQDWVLQDKAVVCDITGKNRNLHLLPLQKPKGLIGFTTNIKIEILNNVIKTNTKACIGFRLGAEGPFKDYRSAAVFGKGLDIGLNGKGDLKVGKQVIKTSLKEIPSSFHLIVEAIPQQTNYLLKISAINPINNQFIVKEEKVTLEDKDLTGNFSLIADVPGKMTNEIASKASVKFSDWSITSEELKFEENHFYGPINFAQYTLNKNKLKLTAQFSPIEEIKGHSALLQFRINGNWETATTETIKNPGRAVNFIIENWQHKTAIPYRVLLKIPLRNKEETYNYEGTIAAEPINKTDIKAAVFSCNAHYGFPDADVYESVSKLTPDLAMFLGDQFYENTGGFGPQYHGEPDKICLDYLRKWYMFGWSYREIFRHIPCAIIPDDHDVYHGNVWGESGKKADTSLGFGGKAQDSGGYKMSADWVNMVQFTQTSHLPDPYDATPLKQNISVYYSNWNYGGISFAILEDRKFKSAPKNVLPKEADVYNGWIQNDNFDIKKYKHLDAELLGKRQEKFLNEWVNDWSNGSELKVVLSQTNFATVATIPQKAKTGGVIPSLRIPEAGEYVKGEKGTVDMDSNGWPAAKRDLAVSIIRKGFAFHIAGDQHLASYIQYGLDEHGDSGHAFAGPALNNLWPRRFWPDVDSSNHTVENPAYVGNHFDGFGNKMTVKAISNPQNSNKEPKILHTRAVGFGMVTFNKDTRDIKTECWPRFVDPTKENTQYPGWPITINQQDNYGRKAIAYLPKIKVKKLEKPVVEIINQKTNETEYSIRLNTSSFTPKVFDKNTLYTIKVGEPDTNSWQTKKDVSVNDRSLKFKF; the protein is encoded by the coding sequence ATGGACAGAAGAAAATATCTAAAAACAATAACATTAGGAAGCATAATACCCTTTATGGCACCTTCCATCTTAGCTAAAGAATCTTTTTCAGTTTGGTCTTATAAAAAAGGAGTGAATTTTAAATCTGATTGGCATAACTGGAACAATATGAAATGGATTGGTCCAGAATATTGGGGAAATCGTTTGCAAGATTGGGTGTTACAAGATAAAGCTGTAGTTTGTGATATTACTGGAAAAAACAGGAATTTACACTTGTTACCTCTTCAAAAACCAAAAGGATTAATAGGTTTTACTACAAATATTAAAATAGAAATTTTAAATAATGTTATTAAAACAAATACAAAAGCTTGTATAGGTTTTCGCTTGGGAGCAGAAGGTCCTTTTAAAGATTACAGATCTGCAGCTGTTTTTGGAAAAGGTTTAGATATTGGTCTTAATGGAAAAGGAGATTTAAAAGTAGGCAAACAAGTTATTAAAACTTCATTAAAAGAAATTCCAAGTTCTTTTCATTTAATTGTTGAAGCCATACCACAACAAACCAACTATTTACTAAAAATTTCTGCCATAAACCCAATTAATAATCAGTTTATTGTAAAAGAAGAAAAAGTAACTTTAGAGGATAAAGATTTAACAGGTAACTTCTCTTTAATTGCAGATGTTCCAGGAAAAATGACTAACGAAATAGCTTCTAAAGCCTCTGTAAAATTTTCTGATTGGTCTATAACTTCCGAAGAATTAAAGTTCGAAGAAAATCATTTTTATGGCCCCATAAACTTTGCACAATATACACTCAATAAAAATAAATTAAAATTGACTGCTCAGTTTTCTCCTATTGAAGAAATTAAAGGACACAGTGCTTTACTTCAATTTAGAATAAATGGAAACTGGGAAACTGCAACTACAGAAACCATAAAAAATCCTGGTAGAGCCGTTAATTTTATTATAGAAAACTGGCAACACAAAACAGCAATTCCATATAGAGTTTTATTAAAAATTCCTTTAAGAAATAAAGAGGAAACTTATAATTACGAAGGAACAATTGCAGCAGAGCCAATAAACAAAACAGATATTAAAGCTGCAGTTTTTAGTTGCAATGCACATTATGGTTTTCCTGATGCAGATGTTTACGAATCCGTCTCTAAATTAACACCAGATTTGGCTATGTTTTTAGGGGATCAGTTTTATGAAAACACAGGTGGATTTGGCCCACAATATCATGGAGAACCAGACAAAATATGTTTAGACTATTTAAGAAAGTGGTACATGTTTGGTTGGTCTTATCGCGAAATTTTTAGACACATTCCTTGTGCCATAATTCCAGATGACCATGATGTGTATCATGGAAATGTTTGGGGAGAATCTGGTAAAAAAGCAGATACTTCTCTTGGTTTTGGTGGTAAAGCACAAGATAGTGGTGGTTATAAAATGAGTGCAGATTGGGTAAATATGGTACAATTTACACAAACGAGTCACTTACCAGATCCATATGATGCAACTCCATTAAAACAGAATATTTCTGTATATTATTCTAATTGGAATTATGGAGGAATTAGTTTTGCTATTTTAGAAGATCGTAAATTTAAATCGGCACCAAAAAATGTGCTTCCAAAAGAAGCAGATGTTTATAATGGCTGGATTCAAAATGATAATTTTGATATTAAAAAATATAAACATTTAGATGCAGAATTATTAGGAAAAAGGCAAGAAAAATTCTTAAACGAATGGGTAAATGATTGGTCTAATGGATCTGAACTAAAAGTTGTTTTGTCTCAAACTAATTTTGCGACTGTTGCTACTATTCCACAAAAAGCAAAAACTGGAGGCGTAATTCCTTCTTTAAGAATTCCTGAAGCTGGAGAATATGTAAAAGGCGAAAAAGGCACTGTAGATATGGATTCTAATGGTTGGCCAGCTGCTAAAAGAGATTTGGCAGTTTCTATAATCCGTAAAGGTTTTGCATTCCACATTGCAGGCGACCAACATTTGGCTTCTTACATACAATATGGTTTGGACGAGCATGGAGATTCTGGACATGCATTTGCAGGACCAGCATTAAATAATTTATGGCCTCGTCGTTTTTGGCCAGATGTAGATAGCTCTAATCATACAGTAGAAAATCCTGCTTATGTTGGAAATCACTTTGATGGTTTTGGAAATAAAATGACTGTAAAAGCTATTTCAAATCCGCAAAATTCAAATAAAGAACCAAAAATTTTACACACAAGAGCAGTTGGTTTTGGGATGGTAACCTTTAATAAAGATACTAGAGATATTAAAACGGAGTGTTGGCCACGTTTTGTAGATCCCACAAAGGAAAACACGCAATATCCTGGATGGCCAATTACGATTAATCAACAAGATAATTATGGTAGAAAAGCAATCGCTTATTTACCAAAAATTAAAGTAAAAAAATTAGAAAAACCGGTTGTTGAAATTATCAATCAAAAAACAAATGAAACTGAATATTCCATTCGTTTAAACACCTCTTCATTTACTCCGAAAGTTTTTGACAAAAACACACTTTATACAATTAAAGTTGGTGAACCAGATACCAATTCTTGGCAAACTAAAAAAGATGTTTCAGTAAATGATAGGTCATTAAAGTTTAAGTTTTAA
- a CDS encoding Gfo/Idh/MocA family protein yields the protein MSSRRNFIKKSVVAGAGMTMVPNLSFGNNNIYKKEKLKVGLIGTGLRGMNHLNNLLHRDDVEVTAICDIDPNRITIALGRFEKAGKKKPKVYGKGDYDYRNLLDSKDVSAVIIATPWLWHTRMAKDSMKAGKYTGLEVSAANTMEECWDLVNVHEETGSHLMILENVNYRRDVLAVLNMVKQNVFGEMVHFRCGYQHDLRFVKFNDGKSAYGKGVEFGEKGISESAWRTQHSLLRNADVYPTHGVGPIAAMIDINRGNRFTSISSNASKGIGLNDYIVKNGGKDHPNAKLKFKQGDVITSTIETALGETIIVTHDCNLPRPYSLGFRVQGANGLWEVDGNRMYIEGESKPHRWDDASDWLKKYDHPLWKKYGEKAMGAGHGGMDFFVINSFVESAKQNIAPPMDAYDAAAWSAITPLSELSIENNGEPQDFPDFTRGNWVKRKPYKWMKDTY from the coding sequence ATGAGTTCTAGAAGAAATTTTATCAAAAAATCTGTTGTCGCTGGAGCAGGAATGACAATGGTTCCAAATTTAAGTTTTGGAAATAATAATATATATAAAAAAGAAAAACTTAAAGTAGGTCTTATTGGAACTGGTTTAAGAGGAATGAATCACTTAAACAACTTATTACATAGAGATGATGTAGAAGTTACAGCAATTTGCGACATAGATCCAAATAGAATTACTATCGCACTTGGTCGATTTGAAAAAGCAGGAAAGAAAAAACCAAAAGTATATGGGAAGGGAGATTACGATTATAGAAATCTTTTAGACTCAAAAGATGTTTCTGCAGTAATTATTGCAACTCCATGGTTATGGCACACACGTATGGCAAAAGATAGTATGAAAGCTGGTAAATATACAGGTTTAGAAGTATCAGCTGCAAATACAATGGAAGAATGTTGGGATTTGGTAAATGTACACGAAGAAACTGGTTCTCATCTAATGATCTTAGAAAATGTAAACTATAGAAGAGACGTTTTAGCTGTTTTAAACATGGTTAAACAAAATGTTTTTGGAGAAATGGTTCACTTTAGATGTGGTTACCAACACGATTTACGCTTTGTAAAATTTAACGATGGAAAATCTGCATATGGAAAAGGAGTAGAATTTGGAGAAAAAGGAATTTCGGAATCTGCATGGAGAACACAACATTCATTATTAAGAAATGCAGATGTTTATCCTACACATGGTGTTGGACCAATTGCTGCAATGATAGATATTAATAGAGGAAATAGATTTACTTCTATTTCATCAAATGCATCTAAAGGAATCGGTTTAAACGATTATATTGTTAAAAATGGAGGAAAAGACCATCCAAATGCAAAATTAAAATTTAAGCAAGGAGATGTAATTACTTCTACTATAGAAACTGCTTTGGGAGAAACTATTATAGTAACTCACGATTGTAATCTACCTAGACCTTATTCTTTAGGTTTTAGAGTGCAAGGTGCAAATGGTTTGTGGGAAGTAGATGGAAATAGAATGTATATAGAAGGAGAGTCTAAACCACACAGATGGGATGATGCTTCTGATTGGTTAAAAAAATACGATCATCCATTATGGAAAAAATATGGAGAAAAAGCAATGGGTGCTGGACATGGAGGAATGGACTTTTTTGTAATTAATTCTTTCGTAGAATCTGCCAAACAAAATATTGCGCCACCAATGGATGCTTACGATGCAGCTGCTTGGAGTGCAATTACACCATTATCTGAATTATCAATAGAAAATAATGGAGAGCCTCAAGATTTTCCTGATTTTACAAGAGGTAATTGGGTAAAAAGAAAACCTTACAAGTGGATGAAAGACACTTATTAA
- a CDS encoding arylsulfatase: MFTSLKKIQLLAIVILIISCNKTKQDSKDHIKPNIIYILADDLGYGELGSYGQDKIETPNIDALAKNGMLFTQHYSGAPVCAPARYMLLTGQHAGHSYIRGNDEWNERGEVWNYKKVVKDSTLEGQRPIPTSTILFPKLLQKEGYKTGMIGKWGLGAPHTDALPTKMGFDYFFGYNCQRQAHTYYPVHLYENEEKYHLKNDTIAPGKKLAKDADINDPKNYKDYTLNEYTPDLLFEKMVSFISNNKQNPFFFYWATPLPHNPIQAQQKWVDHYIKKFGKEKPYLGERGYYPHQNPRAGYAAMISYLDENVGKLIQHLKDQGVYENTLIIFSSDNGVTYSGGTDGEFFNSSGQFGENYGKAKGFVYEGGVRVPMIASWPNKIKPNTKTELISSQYDILATLSDITGFKQPKNDGISFLPTLLGEKNQKKHEFLYWEYPEYGGQVAIRMGDWKVIRQHLKNKKEPTLELYNLAKDPTESNNVAKENPEILQKAAEIFKREHTNAHSDRFRIPLIEKGLLNTEK; this comes from the coding sequence ATGTTTACATCTCTAAAAAAAATACAATTACTTGCCATTGTAATCCTTATAATTTCTTGTAATAAAACGAAGCAAGATTCTAAAGACCATATTAAACCAAATATCATATATATTTTGGCAGATGATTTAGGTTATGGCGAATTAGGTTCATATGGCCAAGATAAAATTGAAACTCCTAATATAGATGCACTTGCAAAAAACGGAATGTTATTTACCCAGCATTATTCAGGTGCCCCAGTTTGTGCACCTGCAAGGTACATGTTACTAACAGGACAACATGCAGGACATTCTTATATAAGAGGAAATGACGAATGGAATGAACGTGGAGAGGTTTGGAACTATAAAAAAGTGGTAAAAGATTCTACATTAGAAGGTCAAAGACCAATACCAACATCCACAATTTTATTTCCAAAACTATTACAGAAAGAAGGTTATAAAACAGGTATGATTGGTAAATGGGGTTTAGGAGCGCCACACACAGATGCATTGCCTACAAAAATGGGGTTCGATTATTTCTTCGGTTATAATTGCCAAAGACAAGCACACACCTATTATCCTGTGCATTTATATGAAAACGAAGAAAAATATCATTTAAAAAATGATACTATAGCACCAGGAAAAAAATTAGCTAAAGATGCAGATATAAACGACCCTAAAAACTATAAAGATTATACTTTAAATGAATATACACCAGATTTATTGTTCGAAAAAATGGTGAGCTTTATTTCTAATAATAAACAAAATCCTTTCTTTTTTTATTGGGCAACTCCATTGCCACATAATCCAATTCAAGCACAACAAAAATGGGTAGATCATTACATTAAAAAGTTTGGAAAAGAAAAACCTTATTTAGGAGAAAGAGGTTACTATCCTCATCAAAATCCAAGAGCTGGTTATGCTGCTATGATTTCCTATTTAGATGAAAATGTGGGGAAATTAATTCAGCACCTAAAAGACCAAGGTGTTTATGAGAATACGTTAATTATCTTTTCCTCAGACAATGGTGTAACCTACTCTGGTGGAACTGATGGCGAATTCTTTAACAGTTCTGGACAGTTTGGAGAAAATTATGGTAAAGCTAAAGGTTTCGTTTACGAAGGAGGTGTGCGAGTTCCAATGATTGCTAGTTGGCCTAACAAAATTAAACCAAATACCAAAACAGAACTTATATCTTCTCAGTACGATATTTTAGCAACCTTGTCAGACATTACAGGTTTTAAGCAACCAAAAAACGACGGAATTAGCTTCTTACCTACTCTTTTAGGAGAAAAAAATCAAAAAAAGCACGAATTTTTATATTGGGAATATCCAGAGTATGGTGGCCAAGTTGCAATAAGAATGGGAGACTGGAAAGTAATAAGACAACATTTAAAAAACAAAAAAGAACCAACTTTAGAACTTTATAATTTGGCAAAAGACCCAACTGAATCAAATAATGTAGCTAAAGAAAATCCTGAAATTTTACAGAAAGCTGCAGAAATATTTAAAAGAGAACATACAAACGCTCATTCAGATAGATTTAGAATTCCTTTAATAGAAAAAGGACTTTTAAATACTGAAAAGTAA
- a CDS encoding heavy metal translocating P-type ATPase, whose protein sequence is MKHTYKITGMTCGNCKASVEKYLSEIESVTNVSVNLEKEEAEITMEKHIETKVLKDALPEKYTLSEKKQEKKEIPDVAFDGMEESKFQQLKPLFLIIFYITTAGILLNYKNWNWSAFMLDFMGLFYIVFSFFKMLDLKGFPDSFRMYDPLAKRIPVYGKIYPFIETALGLMFLLRFEINIALIITLIVLGVTTVGVTKTLLNKKAIRCACLGTALKLPMTEATFIENAIMIVMAVLMLIF, encoded by the coding sequence ATGAAACACACATATAAAATTACAGGAATGACTTGTGGAAACTGCAAAGCTTCTGTAGAAAAATATTTAAGCGAAATAGAAAGTGTTACCAATGTTTCTGTAAATCTCGAGAAAGAAGAAGCAGAAATTACTATGGAAAAACATATAGAAACGAAAGTTTTAAAAGATGCTTTACCTGAAAAATATACACTTTCAGAAAAGAAACAAGAAAAGAAAGAAATACCAGATGTTGCTTTTGATGGAATGGAAGAATCGAAATTTCAGCAATTAAAACCATTGTTTTTAATCATTTTTTACATTACAACAGCAGGTATCTTATTGAATTATAAAAACTGGAATTGGAGTGCATTTATGCTCGATTTTATGGGTTTATTCTACATTGTCTTTAGCTTTTTTAAAATGTTAGATCTAAAAGGATTTCCAGATTCTTTTAGAATGTACGATCCTTTGGCGAAGAGAATTCCTGTTTATGGAAAAATTTATCCTTTTATAGAAACTGCTTTAGGATTGATGTTTTTGCTTCGTTTTGAAATAAATATCGCTCTAATAATTACACTTATTGTTTTAGGAGTTACAACAGTTGGCGTTACAAAAACACTTTTAAATAAAAAAGCAATAAGATGTGCTTGTCTTGGTACAGCTTTAAAATTACCAATGACAGAAGCTACTTTTATAGAAAATGCAATTATGATTGTTATGGCAGTTTTAATGTTAATCTTTTAA
- a CDS encoding sulfatase, translating to MFILVDDLGWSDLGFMGNPVYDTPNLDLLSKESVVFTNAYATAANCAPSRASILTGLNTPKHGIYTVGSSKRGKDINRKLIPIKNTTILKENFTTLGEALQENGYINATVGKWHLSENPITQGFNVNIGGTTAGHPKSYFSPYKNKALKDGPKGEYLTDRITTEAINFIVKNKKKPFFLYLPYYTVHTPLQGKEELVKKYDIKVNEDSRFSAKYGAMVESMDANIGRILTSLKELNLEKNTLVIFTSDNGGLAAVSSQFPLKAGKGSYYEGGIRVPFLVKWPAKIKQPKITETPVSGLDIFPTVMDAVNVHKDYSLDGVSLFPFLTKNKVVKERALFWHFPIYLQGINKVKDQARDPLFRTRPGSVIRKGKWKLHEYFEDGAIELYNLELDIQEKNDVSKKHPEKVKELYNLLKVWRTNTNAPVPKELNKNYIE from the coding sequence GTGTTTATTTTAGTAGACGATTTAGGTTGGAGCGATCTTGGCTTTATGGGAAACCCTGTTTACGATACTCCTAATTTAGATTTATTATCTAAAGAAAGTGTTGTGTTTACGAATGCGTATGCTACTGCTGCAAATTGTGCACCAAGTAGAGCAAGTATCTTAACAGGTTTAAATACTCCAAAACATGGAATTTATACAGTTGGTTCTTCAAAAAGAGGAAAAGATATAAATCGTAAATTAATTCCTATTAAAAATACAACTATTTTAAAAGAGAACTTTACAACACTTGGAGAGGCTCTTCAAGAAAATGGCTATATAAATGCTACAGTGGGAAAATGGCATTTAAGCGAAAATCCAATAACACAAGGATTTAATGTAAATATTGGAGGTACAACAGCAGGTCATCCAAAGTCGTATTTTAGTCCTTATAAAAATAAAGCACTTAAAGATGGCCCAAAAGGAGAGTATTTAACAGATAGAATTACAACAGAGGCTATAAATTTTATCGTTAAGAATAAAAAGAAACCATTTTTTTTATATCTGCCATATTACACAGTGCATACTCCATTACAGGGTAAAGAAGAGTTAGTAAAAAAGTACGATATTAAAGTGAATGAAGACAGTCGTTTTAGCGCAAAATATGGTGCTATGGTTGAGAGTATGGACGCTAATATTGGTAGAATCTTAACATCTTTAAAAGAATTGAATTTAGAGAAAAATACCTTAGTTATTTTTACTTCAGACAATGGTGGTTTGGCAGCTGTTTCTTCTCAATTTCCATTAAAAGCAGGAAAAGGTTCTTATTATGAAGGAGGAATAAGAGTTCCTTTTTTAGTTAAATGGCCAGCAAAAATTAAACAGCCTAAAATCACAGAAACTCCTGTTTCTGGTTTAGATATTTTTCCTACAGTTATGGATGCTGTAAATGTACACAAAGATTACTCTTTAGATGGAGTTTCATTATTTCCATTCTTAACTAAAAATAAAGTTGTAAAAGAAAGAGCACTATTTTGGCATTTTCCAATTTATTTGCAAGGAATTAATAAAGTAAAAGATCAAGCTAGAGATCCTTTATTTAGAACAAGACCAGGAAGTGTTATAAGAAAAGGTAAATGGAAACTTCATGAGTATTTTGAAGATGGAGCAATAGAATTGTATAACTTAGAATTAGATATTCAAGAAAAAAACGATGTTTCAAAAAAACATCCAGAAAAAGTAAAAGAACTGTACAATCTGTTAAAAGTTTGGAGAACAAATACAAATGCTCCAGTACCAAAAGAATTAAATAAAAATTATATCGAATAA
- a CDS encoding efflux RND transporter periplasmic adaptor subunit, whose protein sequence is MKNKNIVIYLGILAFGLLLGYFFFGNSSDKSTHNHSETSEKNEMWTCSMHPQIMKTEPGDCPICGMDLIPAENNSEGLMADQFKLTENAMALANIQTSIVGKGKIEKNAIKLSGKIAESENLNTVQVTHYAGRIERLFVASTGEKIRNGQLVARIYSPELFASQQELITASSIKESQPELYKAVRKKLKIKKVTDAQINLIEKSGKPIQNFPIYASQTGTITEKMVAEGDHVALGEALFKVSNLSVVWANFDVYEHQIHLFKKGQEISITTNNNKEIKTKVDFIDPVLDTKTRTVKLRVVLNNRDNELKPGMFVEGKLKENNSNNKDIITVPSSAVLWTGKRSVVYIKTNANESVFEMREITLGNRIGEFYEVFEGLQNGDEIVTNGTFTVDATAQLQGKKSMMNKKGGKVITGHENHPEMEENTSSTTNNFNKNERIKVSKDFQNQLKSVYNNYIDLKDALVEDDTKKTISASKKMLENISKVDMKLLKENETHKKWMSLEKEIKEVANLISKTSKIDEQRNHFKHLSLNLISAVQIFGINEKVYVEFCPMANSNKGAYWLSKEEKVINPYYGEKMLTCGEVKQVVE, encoded by the coding sequence ATGAAAAATAAAAATATAGTAATCTATTTAGGAATTCTTGCTTTTGGTTTATTATTAGGCTATTTTTTCTTCGGAAACTCTTCTGATAAATCAACTCATAATCATTCTGAAACATCCGAAAAAAATGAAATGTGGACCTGTTCTATGCATCCACAAATTATGAAAACAGAGCCTGGAGATTGTCCTATTTGTGGAATGGATTTAATTCCCGCAGAAAATAATTCCGAAGGTTTAATGGCAGACCAATTTAAGCTGACAGAAAATGCGATGGCTTTGGCCAATATTCAAACTTCTATTGTTGGCAAAGGTAAAATTGAAAAAAATGCAATTAAATTATCTGGAAAAATTGCAGAAAGCGAGAACTTAAATACAGTTCAAGTTACGCATTATGCTGGAAGAATAGAGCGTTTGTTCGTTGCTTCAACTGGCGAAAAGATTAGAAATGGGCAATTAGTAGCAAGGATTTATTCGCCAGAATTATTTGCATCGCAACAAGAATTAATTACTGCATCTTCTATAAAAGAATCGCAACCAGAATTATATAAAGCGGTTCGTAAAAAGCTAAAAATTAAAAAGGTAACAGATGCACAAATAAATTTGATAGAAAAATCAGGAAAACCGATTCAGAATTTTCCAATTTATGCTTCACAAACAGGAACAATTACCGAAAAAATGGTGGCAGAAGGAGATCATGTTGCTTTAGGAGAAGCATTGTTTAAAGTTTCGAATCTTTCTGTTGTTTGGGCAAATTTTGATGTTTATGAGCATCAAATTCATCTATTCAAAAAAGGGCAAGAAATTTCTATAACCACGAATAACAACAAAGAAATAAAGACAAAAGTAGACTTTATAGACCCTGTTTTAGATACAAAAACAAGAACGGTTAAATTAAGAGTTGTGCTTAATAATAGAGATAATGAATTGAAGCCAGGAATGTTTGTCGAAGGAAAATTGAAAGAAAACAATTCTAATAATAAAGATATAATTACGGTTCCATCATCAGCAGTTTTATGGACAGGAAAACGCTCTGTAGTTTATATAAAAACAAATGCGAATGAATCTGTTTTTGAAATGCGTGAAATTACTCTAGGTAATAGAATTGGAGAATTTTACGAAGTTTTTGAAGGCTTACAAAATGGCGATGAAATAGTAACAAATGGAACTTTTACTGTAGATGCTACTGCTCAATTACAAGGTAAAAAATCAATGATGAATAAAAAAGGTGGAAAAGTTATTACTGGTCACGAAAATCATCCTGAAATGGAAGAAAACACTTCATCAACAACAAACAACTTTAACAAAAATGAAAGAATAAAAGTATCTAAAGATTTTCAAAATCAATTAAAATCAGTTTATAATAATTACATCGACTTAAAAGATGCTTTGGTTGAAGATGATACAAAAAAAACAATATCAGCATCAAAAAAAATGTTAGAAAACATATCTAAAGTAGATATGAAATTGCTAAAAGAAAATGAAACTCATAAAAAATGGATGTCTTTAGAAAAAGAAATAAAAGAAGTTGCCAATTTAATTTCTAAAACATCAAAAATAGATGAACAAAGAAATCATTTTAAACATCTTTCATTAAACTTAATTAGCGCAGTTCAAATATTCGGAATCAATGAAAAAGTATATGTTGAATTTTGTCCAATGGCAAATAGCAATAAAGGTGCCTATTGGTTAAGTAAAGAGGAAAAAGTGATTAACCCTTATTATGGAGAAAAAATGTTAACCTGTGGAGAAGTAAAACAAGTAGTAGAATAA
- a CDS encoding DUF305 domain-containing protein: MKNSNQHTNKENGMSNYTKFFLMLGCSFVAMYITMYLNTYEFDHVYFSLTRFYMSCLGISTMALIMWFFMRNMYQNKKKNIAIVFGSIVLFLGALGLVREQKSTVDDVLWMKAMIPHHSIAILTSERADIKDPEVKKLANDIIKAQKKEIEEMKAMIKRLENEK; encoded by the coding sequence ATGAAAAATTCAAATCAACATACAAACAAAGAAAACGGAATGAGTAATTATACAAAATTCTTTTTAATGTTAGGTTGCTCTTTTGTAGCAATGTACATCACAATGTACTTAAATACATATGAATTTGACCACGTTTATTTTAGCTTAACTCGTTTTTATATGTCTTGTTTAGGGATATCTACTATGGCTTTAATTATGTGGTTTTTTATGCGCAATATGTATCAAAATAAAAAGAAGAATATTGCTATTGTCTTTGGAAGTATTGTACTTTTTTTAGGTGCTTTAGGTTTGGTGCGTGAACAAAAATCTACAGTTGATGATGTTCTTTGGATGAAAGCAATGATTCCTCATCATTCAATTGCAATATTAACGAGTGAACGTGCAGACATTAAAGATCCCGAAGTAAAAAAATTAGCAAACGATATTATTAAAGCACAGAAAAAAGAAATTGAAGAAATGAAAGCGATGATAAAACGATTAGAAAATGAAAAATAA
- a CDS encoding heavy-metal-associated domain-containing protein — translation MKKVILSLVIITATVFTSCKNEGKKETNTNNTEVSKEMATTDISFGVRGNCGMCKSTIEKATKNIEGVATAAWDVDKKKIDVSFDESKTSEMDIHKAIAASGYDTEKAKGDLDAYDGLPGCCKYDHNMEMDQ, via the coding sequence ATGAAAAAAGTAATTTTAAGTTTAGTAATTATTACAGCAACAGTATTTACAAGCTGTAAAAATGAAGGTAAAAAAGAGACAAATACTAATAATACTGAAGTTTCTAAAGAAATGGCAACAACAGATATTTCTTTTGGTGTAAGAGGAAATTGTGGTATGTGTAAAAGTACTATTGAAAAAGCGACAAAAAATATTGAAGGAGTTGCAACTGCAGCTTGGGATGTAGATAAAAAGAAAATTGATGTTTCTTTCGACGAGAGCAAAACAAGTGAAATGGATATTCATAAAGCAATTGCTGCTTCTGGTTACGATACAGAAAAAGCAAAAGGAGATTTAGATGCTTATGATGGTTTGCCTGGTTGTTGTAAATATGATCATAATATGGAAATGGATCAGTAA